The Arachis hypogaea cultivar Tifrunner chromosome 14, arahy.Tifrunner.gnm2.J5K5, whole genome shotgun sequence genome has a segment encoding these proteins:
- the LOC112740521 gene encoding uncharacterized protein, whose product MNHSTTNVCHEDESNALLKFKKNFVISKSASQNPFSYPKTASWIPTTDCCSSWHGVECNEITGHVTGIDLSSCQLYGSMDGNSTLFSLVHLRSLDLSDNNFNHSQIPARTGDLSQLRHLNLSHGSETTFSGEIPHEVSQLPNLLSLDLRSYIGVDNPDDPINHLRLKTTTLRSLIQNSTRLKELHLSFVTISSFVPNILTNLTHLEQLSLSHCELYGEFPIGVFHLPKLRVLDLEYNNNLTGMLPDFHSSSLISLLNLRGTSFYGSLPASIANLNSLYWLSISNCSFYGSIPSSIGNLTQLEYFNLGYNKISGEIPYSIGNLTNLAHLSLFENNLSGEIPRSLFGLENLETLVLGNNLLKGQVELEMFLKLKVLTDLDISSNNLVLTTRKSSSNVTLPPIQALDLDSCNLSGEIPSWIMNLTALFYLSLQQNNLQGEIPLSLFRLENLESLSLSNNLLEGQIDLKMFLNLKSLNFLALGHNNLSLLRGTFSINNATLPPLEILDLVSCNVGEFPVVIRELEALSYLDVSYNDVKSLPNWVCNLKLLVYLDLSYNNLSSHIPSCIGNFSQSLQALMLQGNKLVGRIPQTYTIGSGLKMIDLSENNLQGQLPRALVNCRMLEYLNVGHNQINDSFPFWLSTLPELKVISLRHNEFYGPIMCPKPCTFSKLHILDFSHNKFSGILTPEMIKSWKSMMMSNASQLAYENNVIKFSGKSWSIYIDYAFTMSNKGIVMTYNELQHLYYMVAIDLSSNRISGIIPDVMGELKSLVLLNLSNNMLSGNIPSSLRKLSNLEALDFSLNNLSGNIPQQLTELTFLEFFDVSFNNLSGPIPENGQFSTFQENSFEGNQGLCGIQLLIKKCENHGMGSPPQSDGDQDSESLLQFDWKIILIGYVGGLVAGLSLGNAFGPNVLAWLRSIFK is encoded by the coding sequence ATGAATCATTCAACCACTAATGTGTGTCATGAAGATGAAAGCAACGCCTTATTGAAGTTTAAGAAAAACTTTGTGATCAGTAAGTCCGCTTCTCAAAATCCATTCAGTTATCCTAAAACTGCTTCTTGGATTCCAACTACAGATTGCTGCTCATCATGGCATGGCGTCGAATGCAACGAGATCACAGGTCATGTGACTGGCATTGATCTTAGTAGCTGCCAGCTTTATGGTTCCATGGATGGCAATAGCACTCTTTTCTCACTTGTGCATCTTCGAAGTCTTGATCTTTCGGACAACAACTTCAATCACTCTCAAATTCCAGCTAGGACAGGGGATCTTTCACAGCTAAGGCATCTGAATCTTTCTCATGGCTCTGAAACCACATTCTCTGGCGAAATCCCACATGAAGTTTCACAGCTGCCCAACTTGTTGTCCCTTGATCTCCGCAGCTATATTGGTGTGGATAATCCCGATGATCCAATCAACCATTTGAGACTCAAGACAACCACACTAAGATCCTTAATTCAAAACTCAACTAGACTCAaagaactccatctctcttttgTGACTATATCATCATTTGTACCAAATATACTCACAAATCTTACACATCTGGAGCAACTGTCCCTTTCCCATTGTGAACTATATGGTGAATTTCCAATTGGGGTATTCCATCTTCCAAAATTAAGAGTTTTGGATTTAGAATACAACAATAACCTCACTGGTATGTTGCCTGATTTTCACTCAAGTTCACTCATCAGCTTATTGAATCTCAGAGGAACAAGTTTCTATGGTTCTTTACCAGCATCCATTGCAAATCTTAATTCCTTATattggttatcaatttcaaattgTAGCTTTTATGGTTCTATTCCTTCTTCAATCGGGAACCTCACTCAGCTTGAGTATTTTAATCTTGGATACAATAAAATAAGCGGTGAAATTCCATATTCTATAGGGAACTTAACCAATTTAGCACACTTGAGTCTTTTTGAAAATAACCTTTCTGGTGAAATTCCTCGTTCTCTCTTTGGCCTAGAGAACCTTGAAACTCTTGTTCTAGGGAATAATTTGTTGAAGGGACAAGTAGAGCTTGAGATGTTTCTAAAGCTGAAAGTGCTAACTGATCTAGATATATCATCCAATAATTTGGTTTTGACCACTAGGAAAAGTTCTTCCAATGTAACCCTTCCTCCAATTCAAGCATTGGATTTGGATTCTTGCAACCTAAGTGGTGAAATCCCATCATGGATAATGAACCTAACCGCTTTATTTTACTTGAGTCTTCAGCAAAATAACCTGCAAGGTGAAATCCCTCTCTCTCTGTTTAGACTAGAGAATCTTGAATCTCTTTCTTTAAGCAACAATTTGTTGGAAGGTCAGATAGATCTTAAAATGTTTCTAAATCTCAAAAGCCTTAATTTTCTTGCCTTAGGACACAACAACCTATCTCTGCTCAGAGGAACATTTTCCATCAATAATGCAACCCTTCCTCCATTAGAAATACTAGATTTGGTATCATGCAATGTAGGTGAGTTTCCAGTTGTTATTCGAGAGCTGGAAGCGCTATCTTATCTAGATGTGTCCTATAATGATGTTAAGTCTTTACCTAATTGGGTATGCAATCTAAAATTACTTGTCTATCTTGATTTGTCCTACAACAACTTAAGCAGCCATATTCCTTCATGCATAGGAAACTTTAGCCAATCTCTTCAAGCTTTAATGCTACAAGGAAACAAATTGGTTGGCCGTATTCCTCAAACATATACAATTGGAAGTGGCCTTAAGATGATTGACTTAAGTGAAAACAATTTGCAGGGTCAATTACCAAGAGCTTTGGTCAATTGTAGAATGTTAGAGTATCTTAATGTGGGTCATAACCAAATTAATGATTCATTTCCCTTTTGGTTGAGCACTCTTCCTGAGTTGAAAGTTATCTCTCTGCGCCATAATGAATTTTATGGACCCATCATGTGCCCAAAGCCATGCACATTTTCTAAGCTTCACATCCTTGATTTTTCTCACAACAAATTCTCCGGAATTTTGACTCCAGAAATGATCAAGAGTTGGAAATCCATGATGATGTCCAACGCAAGTCAATTGGCATATGAGAACAATGTTATAAAGTTCAGTGGAAAATCTTGGTCTATTTACATTGATTATGCATTCACAATGTCTAACAAAGGGATTGTGATGACTTATAATGAACTTCAGCacctctactacatggtagccaTTGATCTTTCAAGTAACAGAATTTCTGGAATAATTCCGGATGTCATGGGTGAGTTGAAAAGTCTTGTCTTGCTCAACTTGTCCAATAACATGCTTTCTGGAAACATTCCTTCTTCCTTGCGAAAGCTTTCAAACCTTGAAGCATTGGACTTTTCTCTCAACAACTTATCAGGAAACATTCCTCAGCAATTAACAGAACTCACCTTTTTAGAGTTCTTTGATGTGTCGTTCAATAATCTTTCAGGCCCAATACCAGAAAACGGACAATTTTCCACATTCCAAGAAAATTCATTTGAGGGAAATCAAGGGTTGTGTGGGATTCAATTGTTGATAAAGAAATGTGAAAATCATGGTATGGGTTCACCGCCTCAGTCTGATGGAGATCAAGATTCAGAATCCTTGCTTCAATTTGATTGGAAAATAATTCTAATTGGATATGTAGGAGGACTAGTTGCTGGACTTTCTCTTGGAAATGCTTTTGGTCCGAATGTCCTTGCATGGCTAAGGAGTATCTTTAAGTGA